In Rhizobium jaguaris, a single window of DNA contains:
- a CDS encoding peroxiredoxin-like family protein — MLLPRRPVPELRVPTIAHGEFDLAADAPEQFTLISFYRGLHCPVCLKYLRDLDSLIPEYERRGTKVIAISSDLHERAQDMASKVGTNLRFGYSLPLTVARQWGLYISSSRGKSSIKIEEPPLFSEPGVFLVRPDGTLYYSAVQTMPFARPLFSELLQAIDFAIVNDYPARGEYDGPL; from the coding sequence CGTCGACCAGTTCCCGAACTGCGCGTTCCGACCATTGCTCATGGCGAGTTTGATCTTGCTGCCGACGCACCGGAACAATTTACGTTGATATCCTTTTATCGCGGTCTCCATTGTCCGGTCTGCCTCAAGTATCTGCGTGATCTAGATTCGCTGATCCCTGAATATGAGCGTCGCGGCACAAAGGTCATCGCCATCAGCTCCGACCTTCACGAGCGCGCTCAGGACATGGCGAGCAAGGTCGGCACCAACCTGCGATTCGGATATTCGCTGCCACTGACGGTTGCCCGGCAATGGGGACTCTATATTTCTTCGTCGCGTGGAAAGTCATCGATTAAGATCGAAGAGCCGCCGCTATTTTCGGAGCCGGGCGTGTTCCTCGTCCGACCCGACGGTACTTTGTATTACAGTGCGGTTCAAACAATGCCGTTCGCGCGTCCGCTTTTCTCTGAATTGCTTCAGGCGATCGACTTCGCGATCGTCAATGATTATCCGGCGCGTGGCGAGTATGACGGCCCGCTCTAA